The nucleotide sequence CCTAAATTAACGAACAATTTCAAACGATACTTTCCGTGTTTCCCTggtttgtattatatatatatatatttcaatcctCATTACCATCATCTGACGACACTCTTGAACTTCGACGTCATGTCCGACATGACTGGTGTTAATTTGCtatcaattttgatataatcatttttgataaatacTGAACACTTTCCAGAGGCGGATCTTTTTGACTGGCGCCCTTCCctcagatttttttttggttCAACGTATTTAGGGTTACTTCcccaagatattttttttacaattattgtcggaaatggtgcattttggcttattttattactttttgtctaCGCGCACCAATCCCCTCGCCATGTATCTGCTAGTGCCGTCATTTAAATACCAATTCATACTGCGCAGATATATGAGAGGTCTCTGAAACCATGTAGGCACAAAACGATTGctgttaaacaaaatgtttaccaaGTAATGACCATCATGCGGTGTTCGTATCTGTCAGTCTTACATAGCATAAGCACATACAAGTAGTATTCTGTTAGAGCATCCTCTTTGTTCTCCTCACGTGCCAATTAGCGGCGTTATTCATTGGCATAAAATCCACTGATTTCTTATATATTGCATTGGCCATGGGAATATTTCCTTTCATCTCGAAGCAGTGACCCATAAGGTTAGCAACCGTCTCTGGGTGGTGTAACTGATCTCTAAATTCCTCAGAAAAAGCATCTACAAGGTTTTCCAGAGCCTGCCTCTGTTTTGTCCTTAGCCTAAGGGCCCCAAAGTTAAGACATTGTAAGTAGTAGAGGTATGGCTTGAAGTCGACCACAGCACTGTCCATCCATTTCTGTTCCATACTACTTCTGTGGTTCAAATCGTCTCTAATTGCTCTGTCCATTTCGTACAACATTATATCAGGAACACAATACACCTCTTCCCGCAGGAATTGAACACAACATGCCACCGTTGTTGAACATATGTTATTGTCAATATGATGGACATCTGATCTGAACGCCTGTCCGGTGGGTTGAGTTTTAAGGGAATATCTACAACCGCATACGGCTTGAACATGGTCTCCATTATTATTTTCGATAGTCTGTAATAAGTCAACAGCTAATTCAAACTCTCCGCTACAGTAAAGTGCCGATGCAAGTTTCAATTTACCAGTCGATAAACCCACGTTACATGATTGGTGAAACAAATTCAGAGTTTGCTTAGATAGACGGACATTATGTTTGATACAGACTGAAGCCCCAATTGAGGCCAATATGGAGCTGAGAAATTGAACATACAAATATACCGCTCTCGTCTCGTGGCAAGCACACTCTTGTTCTAAATAAAGTAGACTTTCCAAGCAGTTTAATAGTTTCTCATATATTTCTTCTATTGAGGTCATGCCCGTTTTAATTTCGTCGAGAAAGACAGCGTACTTAAGCtgttcaaaagaaaacaaatcgtAGGTAAGTTGTCCGGTGACTTCTAAAAATACTGACAGACGCGATGGGTATATCCTATTGCCTTGGTATTTAACATATGTCAGAGACAGTAGTCTTGAACCCACGGAATCTACATTTAGAGTAAATATTTCCTCCAAATTAGTGTGAAGCATGTGAGAAATTTGAGTATACAGCTTACACTGACTGTGTTTTTGCAGTTTTCCGTCAAACAAATTTACACCTGAAACGATGAAATGGGGACACCAACCAATCTTAAGCATCCTTATAAGTGTGTGTATGCAGCAAAGAACACATTTAAGCAAGTTGTGTTCTTTCCAAAGTGCTGGTGGTGTTCGCTCTACTGTGAAAAACAATACAGTCTTACAATGAAATGATGTGAAGCGATCTCCAACAAGGGGTGCGAAGAAACATTTCTTAATCATCTTCAACAAGACATAACACTTTAGTTggattatatttaaactaaacataaGTAATCTTTCAACTAAATTCGGCGTCATTCTCCACTCCAAGTGTTCACTGAAGCTGTCCGGATGTCCATCAGGGACAAGGAAACATCCACATTGCCTGGCCTGACGGAATAAATATGCGCTTGGCCAATGACCAGGTCTTGGTCTGTCGAACCAGGCCTGGCATTCGGGTGGTAAGGATCGGCATTTAAAAGCTGCAACTACGTCAACGTCTTTCGAAATACTTTTTGAAGGACCGCTTGATACCATTCTGTATTTCCCAAAGACCATTTTAGCCGCAATGTCAACTAATAAACTACTTCTAAACGATCTACCATTTACATCTTTTAAGCAGTAACACTGTTGTGAATCCGTGACAGGTTCAGGAATGTCAGCTCTTATCTCCTGTAGCAGATAATGTTGAGGGGGTGTTAGTTCCTCCTTTATCATGAATAGATTGTCCTTCCCGTAAATCCAATCTCTTTTGTCCGTCATTATGTTTACGTGTCCTAAGCACCCAAGAATGTCAACATCAGAGCCCAGACCCCGGGACGTTGTACCCTCAGACTGACTTCCAAAGTAGAAGAAAACCACATCCTTCCCAAGAAGCATGGCCCAAAGTGATTCTGTTGCCTCTCTGTTCAAGTAAGTCATCCTCCTTCTCTTCATGATACGCCAGCTAACACCAACATCGTCCAGCACTCGTGATAGCCTCAAAGACAGTGGATGGAAGTATTCTAAATCCATGGCCATTCCTTAAACCCTTTAAAGTAATATCACAAGTATAAGTAAAGTAGCTGAATATGAGAAATAAGCAGCGACGATGTAAGAAATGTATTCCACTTGCATTGttaataaacaattgtattgaagTTATCTTAAACGACCACACTGTTCAACGATTATATCTCGTCAAATTGTCCCATGTAAATCAATGTAACACTTAATAGTGAGTCAATTGCAAAAGTAAAACAGAAAcccatttgaatttaaattaagTGATAATGTACTGGAACATGTCGATGAATATAATTACCTTGGATGATTCTTTAGCAAGGCTATAAATAAGAAAAGGGATATGAAGAAGTACGATTAAAATTTGCTTCAATACGAGTTggtgacaaaggggttgaaaacaTCGTACGGGACAGATAATCTTAAGACCAGGCTATGTGAACTTGGATTATCTGTCATTTGTTATTGTAAAAGCTGCCTAAACAGTATCTGGCTAGTCATGGCGTCACGCCAATAACAAAAGGACTCATATATTCAGCAATGACATTCTACTTTCGAAATGTCGTCTGTAAGCAATTCCTACAAACATATTAGAGAAAATTTTACTCAGtcacaatattttcaattattattattaaaagaatttacaaaatatgtgaTACTGCTCATAACGCGAAATCATAAATTGCCAATCGAATTTAGTCGATTGCAGATTCAtgaaaaacaagagatgtttgtaaaacaagttTAAGGATAGTAGGTATTGTTATTTACCAGTTCGAAATGTTGTATGAGTTGATCAGTGATAGTTTCCAAAAAAGCATGTACCCGTTCCACTGACAGCAGTGAATTGTCTTGCAATTTTCAAGCAAAACATTGAAGCTATAAATGattgtgttcttttttaaataccTGTCTCGGAGGAGAACCGTGACTGTGGTCAATCAGGTGGCCTTGACCTTTCATATGTTGGTCTAAACACCATTAGCGGTCTACAATAGAGATTCACGCGGGTCATTTATGAAATACGTTGACATTGTgcacaaaacatttaatagaGGTAACaactatattcatatatattacTAAAACGTTCGGAATCTTTTTCCTACATATACAAAATTTCATTCAGatatgtaaattttgtttgatgaagttttattttaaaacaggtGAGGTAGAGCAAGAATGCACatgtagttggggattcagattctGTATATTTATATGGACTAAAGGTTCTGATATCAAGAAAAATCGCAAATCATCAAAACGAGAATACAAAAAGATGGCGAATCGTTTGAACAGTTCGTTACGGACTTCAgattacttataaaataatgtgatTATCCAGAGGACATTCTTAATGACATGATACGGGATCACATTGTATTTGGCGTTCGATCTGTGAAACTCCGCGAAAAACTCATCATCGAAGGGAACGGTTTAACATTACCAAAATCTTTGGACATTGCTAGAACTTATGAACTTACAAAATCACACATTCAATAAATGGACAATAATAAAAGTGTAAATGACGTTACACCAAGGACATATCACCACCTAGAGGCAAAGAAGAATCCAAAACAAAGGTCGAGAGGCAAACTGAAGTATGCTAACGCTGGCATGAAGAAGGCTACGTGTTCAAACTGTGGATCAACACATGAAACCAAGGACGTATGCCCAGCAAGAGGGAAAGACTGTAACTACTGTGAAAAAAGAAATCACTTTGCTAGTGTATGCTACAAAAAGCAAAAGGAACAGAACAATTCACGAGTGCTTGAGGTAAATGATTTCTCCTCCTCAGATCTAAGTGACAACTGTGATGGTTATTTTGTTAATACTGTTACTCATGACAAACACAAAAATCAagcttttgtcaatatttcagttGGTAGCAACAGCACAAAATTCAAACTCAAGATTGACTCTTGTGCACAAGTAAATACCAAACCATAGAACATCTACAAATCACTTGGTACCAAATTCTGTTGAAAAACACAAACAGCAAATTGACAGCTTACAATGGCACATCACTCAAAGTACACGATGTAGTTAGTCTTCAATTATTGTACAATGGTAAAATTTCAAGAAACGAATTTTACATTGAAGATACACCCGCATGTCCAATATTAGGTATTGACACTTGCAATAAATCTACTCAAATTTGTTTCAGCAGAAGAACCTGACGTTTCTTACATGAAAGaccaagttatttaaaaaaaaaacatgatgtatttactggtCTGGGAACACGTCCAGGTGAATGtgacatacatataaaatcaGACGAAATACCTGTAGTACAACCTCCAAGACGTGTACCTATTGCCATTAAGAACATACTAAAAACAGAATTAGACAGAATGGTTAAAGACAAAGTCATTGCCAAAGTGACTTAACTGTCTGTATGGGTCAACATTATGGTAACTGTTGAAAAACCCAATGGCTCTTTAAGGGTGTcatgaattgtatttgtatagtATTACGCGCGAACTTACGTAACGTGACGTCGCGGCGTTATGACTTAACGTCGACGTCACTTccgttgttttgtatatatgatAGTTGAGTAAAAGGATCGAACCTGACACGACGTGTTGTTTACTTACTCAGTCTTACAAAGACAAAGGGTATGCCTAGACCCTTAAGACCTGAATGAGGCAATAGAGAGACCACACTATCCATTTAGATCAATACAGGTGCAACCGTATTTTCCAAATTTGACGTGAGAACCGGTTATTGGTCTGTTAAAAAGAACAAGAAATCATCATTTCTGACAGTTTTCAATACTCCATTTGACAGATATAGGTATCTGAGACCTTATGGTGTAAATTGTGCTCAAGACATCTTCGTCCAGAAAATGGAGTCTTGTCTTGAAGGTTTGAATGGCGTCAAGGTCATTGTTGACGATATTGTTTGTTATGGCGATGACAAACAAGAACATGACAGAAATTTGGACAAGCTTATGGAAAGATGTCAACAAAAGGTCTCAAACTCAATGCTTACAAAACCGAGATTGGTAAGTCAGAAATAAGTTTCTTTAGACATTTACTGACGTCAGACGGACTGAAAATTGATCCTTCAAAGGTAAGAGCTGTCCAGGAAATGCCGTCTCCTAAGTCAAAGTCTGAGCTAGAGACTATATTAGGAATGGTAAATTATCTTCAACGAGTCGCACCCAATTTCAGAAATGACTAGTCTGTTAAGAAAGTTACTGAAGAAAGACATATTTTCCGATGAGACCCGGAACATGAAATTGCcgtgaacaaaataaaaagggtaataactcAAAATCCAGGACAGGTACTTTCGTACTTTGGATGTTGTGCTGCAAGTAGACGCATCACAAAATGGactttgttgtgttttgtttcaaaacgaCAAACCAGTTTTCTTTGCTTCGAAATCATTGACGTCTGCATGAAGAAGCTATGCCCAGATTACAAAAGAGCTATATGCTGTATTGTATGGcatgaccaagtttcatcaaacgaAATATGGACGACATGTTGTAGTCCAAAGTGATCACAAGCCACTTGTGAGTATAACACGCAACAGTTTGCATGTTGCTCCGCCAAGATTGCAAAAGATGATTTTGCAATTACagaaatatgattatgaaaGTGTCCATGTACCTGGAAAGGACATTCCATTAGCTGACACGCTAAGTCGCAACTATTTACCAGATGAACAGATTGGTGTATGCAAAGACATAGATGTTCATGTACATTCTGTAATGAAAAACATTGCTATGAGTGAACAGAAAATGACCCTGATCAAAAGCAAAATTGATATTGATCAAGCGATTCAGACTCTGAAACACACATTGTCGATTTGTTGCTAAAAGGAAACAATGTCATAATTCCCAATGATTTGAGACATATGATGCTGGACAAAGCTTTTGATTCACACTTAGGCATAGAGAAATGTACTCAGCGTGCAAGAAGTGTAATGTTTTGGACCTATATGACCAAAGACATAAATAACAAAGAACTCAATTGTCACATATGTCTTGAACACAGAAACTCCAATGCCAAGGAACCAATGATTCCTAATCAGATTCCGAGCAGGCCATGGGGAGCTGTGGCTACTGATATTTTTCACTGGAATGACAGTAACTACATTGTTGTAGTTGATCTGTATAGCAGATATTTCGATTGCGGGTTACTCAGAAATATGAGAACTGACACAGTTACTCACAAATAGAAGGGCTATTTTGCTACACATGGAATACCCTCAAAAGTCATTAGTGACAATGCAGGACAATATTGTAGTCAGGAATTTGACAAATTTGCTAGAGAATGGGAGTTTGAACATATTACGTCATCGCCGTCGGATCATACATTGTTGCAACTAATGATGGTGGTGTCTATAGACGAAACAGAAATCATGTGTTAAAGACAAATGAAAAACCATTTCAAATCATAGATAACGACAACGACATTCGTCTAACTGATCAATCACAGCATGGCAGTGATAGAAACATACAAAATCAATCAGAGTGAAACATTTCTCATGATAACACTCAGtcgcaacaacaacaacaactatcaGCACCAACTGATGTTGATGGCAATACTGATCAAAATTCTAACATGTACATCACTAGAATGGAAGACAGGTCAAGGTACCTCAAAGGTTGGATCTATGAACTGATCTAggatgtattatgttgtatatatatatatatatatatatttgtgatactacaattaatatattatatttcacatGCAAAACTTTTCTTCAATATTCTGTGCTGTGAAGGTAATTCATAATCTCCTATGGTATACCATATCAAGTTGTCTCTGACAATGGTCCATGTTATGCAAGTCATGAGTTCAAGAAATTTGCAAGTGATTGGAATGTTGAGCATATTATGACTGATCCATATCACAGCCAGTCGTCGAGTATTAGCAGAGAAATATTTTGGTATTGTTAAACGCATGTTGTCAAAATCACTGTCTGATGGTCAAGATCCTATGATAGGTATTCTGGAATACAGAGCAACACCATTGGAATGTTGTTTCTCACCAGCACAGTTGTAAATGGGCAGACAGCTGAGATCAGTTATACCCACTATCAAGGAAAATGTCACACCCAAAATACCTTAgcatgattatttcaaaataattctaTCTGAACAGAAACAGAAAGACAAGAGGTTATATGTTAAGAACGCGAACACTTTATAGCCAATTAAAGTTGGTGATTCACTCAGAATAAGGCTAGGTAAACTGTGGAAACCGACAACATGCATTGCCAAACATAGTGTAAGGTCATTTACTGTTAAAACTCCAGATGGAGGTGAATATAGGAGAAATACAGttcatttaatgaaaacaaatgaaacccCACAATTTCCACTGATTTCTGATGATGATTTGGAAATCTTTCAAGATTCATTCACCAGAGATAATTCAATTCCAGTGGAAAGTAGTGTATATATCCCGGGAACCAGTCTAGATAATCCTCCAGAATCTCCCAAACTTGATATAAGTTTATATAAGTACATCAACATAGCCATATATCACACGCTCTGGTCGAGTTATTAAACCAAAGGttattgtttcagtgtaatttgttttaacaatgaaataccAGACTGAGACATGGATCATGTTTCTTTGATAAtctctgttttatttaaaagttatcaGTGAGTCTTGATAATGCCACTGAACACATATTTGAGCTTATAAATTTTCGTGGACACAATTTTGTAATCAGTACACtacagtgaaaaaaataaaataattgaagacacagaatatttattttttataacatatatgtattcAGTCGCTATAATAAACTGAGTAAAGAAACATCTCTGTTGCTATACTTCATGAACAACTCAAAACATAAGTTGAGTCCTGCTGTTAACTGTGTAAGGAGTGCCCTGCATGTGCTGTAATATTTTGTGTCTGTATGTGTGTCCTGTGTGGTAATGTTTGGTGTGTATGTGTGTCCTGTGTGGTAATGTTtggtgtgtatgtggtgtccTGTGTGGTAATGTTTGGTGTGTATGTGTGTCCTGTGTGGTAATGTTTGGTGTGTATGTGTGTCCTGTGTGGTAATGTTtggtgtgtatgtggtgtccTGTGTGGTAATGTTTGGTGTGTATGTGTGTCCTGTGTGGTAATGTTTGGTGTGTATGTGTGTCCTGTGTGGTAATGTTtggtgtgtatgtggtgtccTGTGTGGTAATGTTTGGTGTGTATGTGTGTCCTGTGTGGTAATGTTTGGTGTGTATGTGTGTCCTGTGCAGTAATGTTtggtgtgtatgtggtgtccTGTGTGGTAATGTTTGGTGTGTATGTGTGTCCTGTGTGGTAATGTTtggtgtgtatgtggtgtccTGTGTGGTAATGTTTGGTGTGTATGTGTGTCCTGTGTGGTAATGTTtggtgtgtatgtggtgtccAGTGCGGCAATGTTtggtgtgtatgtggtgtccTGTGCGGCAATGTTtggtgtgtatgtggtgtccTGTGCAGTAATGTTtggtgtgtatgtggtgtccTGTGCGGCAATGTTtggtgtgtatgtggtgtccTGTGCAGTAATGTTtggtgtgtatgtggtgtccTGTGCGGCAATGTTtggtgtgtatgtggtgtccTGTGCGGTAATGTTTGGGGTGTATGTGCTGTCCTGTGCTGTAATGTTTGGTGTGTATGTGTGTCCTGTGTGTTAATGATTGATGTGTATGTGTGTCCTGTGCAGCAATGTTtggtgtgtatgtggtgtccTGTGCGGCAATGTTTGGTGTGTATGTGCTGTCCTGTGTGGTAATGTTtggtgtgtatgtggtgtctTGTGCGGTAATGTTTGGTGTGTATGTTGTGTCCTGTGTGGTTATGTTTGGTGTGTATGTGTGTCCTGTGCAGTAATGTTTGATGTGTATGTGGTGTCTTGTGTGGCAATGTTtggtgtgtatgtggtgtccTGTGTGGTTATGTATGGTGTAATGTGGTGTCCTGTGCGGTAATGTTTGGTGGGTATGTTGTGTCATGTGCGGCAATGTTTGGTGTGTATGTTGTGTCCTGTGTGGTTATGCTTGGTGTGTATGGGTGTCCTATGTGGTAATGTTtggtgtgtatgtggtgtccTGTGTGTTAATGTTTGGTGTGTATGTGTTGTCCTGTGTGGTAATGTTtggtgtgtatgtggtgtcaTGTGTGGTAATGTTtggtgtgtatgtggtgtcaTGTGTGGTAATGTTTGGTGTGTATGTGTTGTCCTGTGTGGTAatgttgtgtgtgtatgtggtgtcaTGTGTGGTAATGTTTGGTGTGTATGTGTTGTCCTCTGTTGTAATGTTTGGTGTGTATGTGTTGTCCTGTGTGGTAATGTATGGTGTGTATGTGTTCCatgtttgataatgttttgGGTAAGTGTGCCATGTGTGATAATGTTTGGTGTGTATGTGTGCTCTGCGAGGTAATATTCTTTGTTTATGTGTGCCCTACGAGGTAGTATTTGATGTGTATGTGTGTCCTGCGTGGAAATGTTTGCTGTGTATGTGTGTACTACGAGGTAATATTTGCTGTGTATGTGTGTCTACGAGgtaatgtttgttgtgtgtgcgtgcgtgcgtgcgtgcgtgcgtgggtgcgtgcgtgcgtgcgtgcgcgcgcgcgtgcgtgtgtgtgtccTACGAGATAATGTTTGCTGTGTATGTATGTCCTACGATGTAATATTTGCTGTGTATGTGTGTCCTTCGAGGTAATATTTGCTGTGTATGTGTGTCCTAcgagtttatatttgatttgtatgTGTGTCCTGCGAGGTAATGTTTGCTGTGCATGTTTATCATACGaggtaatgtttgttttatatgtgtgtcCTACGAGGTAATATTTGCTGTGAATGTGTGTCCTACGATGTAATATTTGCTGTGTATGGGTGTCCTACGAGttaattttgtttgtgtattttgtgtcCTACGAGGAAATGTTTGCTGTGCATGTGTGCCATGTGTGGTTATGTTTGCTGTGTATGTGTGTCCTACGAtgtaatatttgattaataTGTGTGTCATACGAGGTAATGTTTTCTGTGTATGTGTGTCATACGATGTGATTTTTGCTGTGTATGTGTGCCATGTGTGGTAATGTTTGCTGTGTTTGTGTGTCCTACGACGTAATTTTTGCTGTGTATGTCGTTCCTACGAGGTAATGTTTTCTGTGTATGTGTGCCATGTGTGGTTATGTTTGCTGTGTTTGTGTGTCATGTGTGGTTATGTTTTCTGTGTATGTGTGCCATGTGTGGTTATGTTTTCTGTGTATGTGTGCCATGTGTGGTAATGTATGCTATGTTTGTGTGTCCTACGAGGTAATGTTTTCTGTGTATGTGTGCCATGTGTGGTAATGTATGCTATGTTTGTGTGTCCTACGAGGTAATGTTTTCTGTGTATGTGTGCCATGTGTGGTTATGTTTGCGCTGTATGTGTGTCCTACGAGGTAATGTTTTCTGTGTATGTGTGCCATGTGTGGTTATGTTTGCTGTCTATGTGTGTCCTACGAGGTAGTATTTGCTATGTATGTCTGTCCTACGAGGTAATAATTGCTGTGTATGTTTGTCATGTGTGGTAATGTTTGCTGTGTATGTCTGTCATACTAGGTAATGTTTGCTGTGTATGTGTGCCATGTGTGGTAATGTATGCTGTGTATGTGTGTCCTACGAGGTAATGTTtggtgtgtgtgtttgtgtccTACGATTTAATGTGTTTACGTGGTTTGGTAATTTCGTGTTGACCTGTACGGTAGATTTTGCTGCGTTTGTGGTATGTGCAGTATTGGTTGTTTATTTGGTGTTTAACAGGATTGTTTACCAACATTTAACGTGTGACTATTCTCATACACGTGGCAGATGATCGCATATTctttatgtcatttttaatataacaatgcTCGATGCAGATACACGCAAAATCTAAGATGTGTAAATTAACATGCATCTTAACATTTTTGTGAAGTTCAATCATTGTGGCTATTATTCATTAGGGGATACGCGCGACATAAGATGGACGGACAAGGGCAACTATATAACCAACCTGTAGAGTAGGTGAACATACATCTACGTTTGATGGGGCAAGTAAACATACATCTACGTTTGATGGGGCAGGTGAACATACATCTACGTTTGATGGGGCAAGTGAACATACATCTACGTTTGATGGGGCAGGTGAACATACATCTACGTTTGATGGGGCAAGTGAACATACATCTACGTTTGATGGGGCAAGTGAACATACA is from Mya arenaria isolate MELC-2E11 chromosome 9, ASM2691426v1 and encodes:
- the LOC128246312 gene encoding uncharacterized protein LOC128246312, producing MAMDLEYFHPLSLRLSRVLDDVGVSWRIMKRRRMTYLNREATESLWAMLLGKDVVFFYFGSQSEGTTSRGLGSDVDILGCLGHVNIMTDKRDWIYGKDNLFMIKEELTPPQHYLLQEIRADIPEPVTDSQQCYCLKDVNGRSFRSSLLVDIAAKMVFGKYRMVSSGPSKSISKDVDVVAAFKCRSLPPECQAWFDRPRPGHWPSAYLFRQARQCGCFLVPDGHPDSFSEHLEWRMTPNLVERLLMFSLNIIQLKCYVLLKMIKKCFFAPLVGDRFTSFHCKTVLFFTVERTPPALWKEHNLLKCVLCCIHTLIRMLKIGWCPHFIVSGVNLFDGKLQKHSQCKLYSLKTQPTGQAFRSDVHHIDNNICSTTVACCVQFLREEVYCVPDIMLYEMDRAIRDDLNHRSSMEQKWMDSAVVDFKPYLYYLQCLNFGALRLRTKQRQALENLVDAFSEEFRDQLHHPETVANLMGHCFEMKGNIPMANAIYKKSVDFMPMNNAANWHVRRTKRML